The DNA segment CGAAAATCCGGTCACGCCGGACAGGAACGCGGCGAGCGTGTGGACCGCCGGGTAGGCCGTTCCGTAGGGCGTCAGTGTCCCGGCCGTGAGTTCTCTGGTTATGCCGGCGTGGGTCATCGCGTCGTTGACACCGTAGTAGAAGTATCCTCGAATGAGGGGGAGTGCAACGACCGCGAAACTCCCGGCCCCGCCGAGGACGAGCCCGAGGCGCCGGTGCAAGGCGTTGGTCGTCGAAAACGAGACGACTGCCGCGGACAGATAGGCGATGCCGATGCCGACCCAGAAGAGCGTCGGCGTCGACGCGTAAATCGACAGTTCGTAGGCAGTCGCAGGGTTCACGTGTGCGATCAACACGGCACTCGTGAGACTTACAAACCCGACGAGCCCCACGATCGCCGTGAACCGATCATCGCTGTGAGCGGGCCGCTTCATCATACCCTCACTCGATCCATGAGACGCGTAGTTATCATCATCCTACTGCCTTCGATCGGACCGCTGTTTTCGGAAGGTGCCATCGAACATCGCGTTAGGAGCTCGTTACTATTCTAGAGGAGTCTTACTCAGCAGTATGCTCATAAACACTTTCCAGACGCACGAACAGTGTACAGGTATGACTCTCTCCCGCCGGCAGTATCTACTGGCTGCCGGAAGCACCCTTGCCTTCGCAGGATGCTCAAGCAGTGGCACGACCCCGACGGATACACGGACAAACTGCACGGTACACCTTGACATTCCCACCCTCGAAGACGCGATGTACGATCTCGATTACACAGTCGGAAAGAACGGGGTTGGCGAGTATGAGACGATCGCCGACGCGTACCGAAACGCAAGTGCAGGGGACGTGATCGGCCTCGGAAACGGGAACTTCTCACTGAAGCCAGTAATGACGACGATCAGTGATTCCCCTATCGGATCGTTCGGATTCCTCGAAATACCGGAAATCACCGTGGTCGGCAGAGGAATCGATCAGTCGGTGGTGGATTTCGGGTCCGAACACGAGGTGCTCGCGCTCCCGTCGTGGCAGTTGCGACACCTGACGGTCAGGGCCGGAGACAGTATCGTCGGGCCCAGGAGCAACACCTTCCGAACGTGTCGCATCACGTCCCCGATCATGGACCCGCCAGGGTACGGAGGCGAGTCCCATCGAATCGAGACTGACGACGTAATCACTGCGTCCGGTTTGCCACGGACACAGTCGGCAGCCCGGACCTATTACGGAATCGCCTTCGACACGGTTCTGGACGCCGTCGAAGATCTCGGGTTCGACAACACGGGGACTGAGCCGATCGACGATGCGTTCGAGGCGGCATACGAGTCGGGGACGCTCATCGAGTTTCCGCCGGGTGAGTACCTGACCGGGCGCGAGCACGAGGGTAATGACGTCTCCCGGTTCGGCATCAGGGGTCTCGGCGCCAGTCGCCGGGACGTCCAGATCAAGCCGGTCGAAGGGACGGCACTGAAGTGGCTGAACGCCACCAACAGCGGCCCACACCTGGTCGAGAACCTCTCGCTACACGAACGTAGCGACGACACGAGTCAGTTGTCGCTACGACTCACGACGAGTGACGGATCGGTCCTCAAGAACGTCGAGTGGCTCGGCCGGACGCCGAACGACTCCGGTGTGGGATACTCACTGGCCGCGGAGGTGACTGACCAGGACGGCGTCTTCGTCATCGACGGGATCTACGCTGGCCTCGACGAACCGGCAATAGAGGTGTCATACCCGAACGGCGTCGCATTCCTCCGATCCGGGCCGCTACACGAAGGAGAGGTCGTCCTCAGAGATCCGGTGATCCACGAGCGCAACTCCGCTGCAACCCGTTCGACGGCACCGACCGGCGTACTGACCATCGAGGGTGGGGAGTTCGTCAACAACCAGAACGCGAACATCCGCTTCGGTGCCGGCGATCACCCCTCGAAAGTCTCCAGCGCGACCGGCTGTTACGTCAAAGTCGATGGATCCCGAAATTCGGGGGACGCGGTCCGCGTCGAGGCTGGCGACAATGGG comes from the Halapricum desulfuricans genome and includes:
- a CDS encoding PKD domain-containing protein — its product is MYDLDYTVGKNGVGEYETIADAYRNASAGDVIGLGNGNFSLKPVMTTISDSPIGSFGFLEIPEITVVGRGIDQSVVDFGSEHEVLALPSWQLRHLTVRAGDSIVGPRSNTFRTCRITSPIMDPPGYGGESHRIETDDVITASGLPRTQSAARTYYGIAFDTVLDAVEDLGFDNTGTEPIDDAFEAAYESGTLIEFPPGEYLTGREHEGNDVSRFGIRGLGASRRDVQIKPVEGTALKWLNATNSGPHLVENLSLHERSDDTSQLSLRLTTSDGSVLKNVEWLGRTPNDSGVGYSLAAEVTDQDGVFVIDGIYAGLDEPAIEVSYPNGVAFLRSGPLHEGEVVLRDPVIHERNSAATRSTAPTGVLTIEGGEFVNNQNANIRFGAGDHPSKVSSATGCYVKVDGSRNSGDAVRVEAGDNGYSGAMFRDLEIEWSKEASRGVITIPDYATHGRAEFYDCVVRNDGADTLTVNAAATSTPNKKDAVVFENCSFIGSGRGFDAANRDGSVIRDSCIDMPNASIETFATENVKRANCREPRRPASVVPTITANKQDGTEVTLSAADAAYRDRRITSYSWSIEGGTARGKTVSQTFPEPGTYIVELTVEADDETTKSTTAELIVNYPDLV